The following are encoded in a window of Vigna unguiculata cultivar IT97K-499-35 chromosome 8, ASM411807v1, whole genome shotgun sequence genomic DNA:
- the LOC114193164 gene encoding uncharacterized protein LOC114193164 produces MKMKPATIDLDDYESSENQIVPDSGDFRLERRWKRRELSNIREKHNHHDSGTRSTINNCGNVSFLSIQEGPMSEDEMDEDYKLFLVTYNYEDIDVVSGDNADDPDNDINIGYDSVHYDPQYMMFLGEERFHNDPKLDTGMMNGSKQRYETRKNGNKGSGSVRKPSSGPIKSQLNLGGKRRLSKKRPSEDVSDVPGNNFYTEMKGSKQSYETGNAAYKGSDSLQKQTSCSLKSCQNLEAKRGHSKKRPHEYVWGLPQNICHNEMMNGPKQTCESGNRGSDLVRKQTRVIMKSQQNLEAGRGLSKKRPYEDVSVVPENNCHSNTELDVVDEDYQIFLNSCIDDYVPSELIRKTSSVMGNSQVSDHEMNEGDEDYLQYLNSLSIFDDEVECMAERNNSKTDMPERNTTKPDMPEKNTSKTDMPKRNTTQTDMPKRNTTKTDMPEKNTLKTDMPQWNTTETDMPKWNTTETDMRKRNTSYTDMSKRNTTKTDMPKRNTSKTNMPEKNSLKTNMPRRNTLETDMPKWNTIETDMPKRNTSETDMPKRNITKTNMPKKKTSKTDMPKRNTSETDMPKWNAIETDMHVRKTLESGMLDWNTFKTDIPERNTLHTHMPERNISNSVNVDDDSNSSEPDVILLEPDQIHENSPFVSSKTYDLSWFETEVNLKDNWQLSAYDHSQFRKRLMNDLQRPYDKEEHDRLLLEVNQKRKTERHIETRQGVVKSYCTKGVNKSYLELYPEIAKAMTKFRKPEMVLFILRGFIFWLQNLTHQGIFKPWDDNLCLEILSKM; encoded by the exons ATGAAAATGAAGCCTGCTACGATTGATCTGGATGATTATGAGAGTAGTGAGAACCAGATAGTTCCTGATTCTGGAGATTTTAGGTTAGAAAGACGATGGAAGAGACGGGAACTTTCAAATATACGTGAAAAGCACAATCACCATGATAGTGGTACAAGATCAACCATAAATAATTGTGGAAATGTGTCGTTTTTGTCAATACAAGAGGGTCCTATGTCAGAGGATGAAATGGATGAAGATTACAAATTGTTTTTGGTTACATATAATTATGAAGATATTGATGTTGTCAGTGGCGATAACGCTGATGATCCTGATAATGACATTAATATTGGCTACGACAGCGTCCATTATGATCCTCAGTATATGATGTTTTTGGGGGAAGAAAGGTTTCATAACGATCCCAAGTTAGACACTGGGATGATGAATGGTTCAAAACAAAGGtatgaaacaagaaaaaatggaaataaaggAAGTGGTTCAGTGAGAAAACCGTCAAGTGGCCCAATAAAATCTCAGCTGAATTTGGGGGGTAAAAGAAGACTTAGTAAGAAAAGGCCAAGTGAAGATGTTTCTGATGTGCCCGGGAACAATTTCTACACTGAGATGAAGGGTTCAAAACAAAGCTATGAGACTGGAAATGCAGCATATAAAGGGAGTGATTCACTGCAAAAACAAACAAGTTGCTCATTGAAATCTTGTCAGAATTTGGAGGCTAAAAGAGGACATAGCAAGAAACGACCACATGAATATGTTTGGGGTCTGCCCCAAAACATTTGTCACAATGAGATGATGAATGGTCCAAAACAAACTTGTGAGTCTGGAAATAGAGGGAGTGATTTAGTGAGAAAACAGACAAGGGTCATAATGAAATCTCAGCAGAATTTGGAGGCTGGAAGAGGACTTAGTAAGAAAAGGCCATATGAAGATGTTTCAGTCGTGCCCGAGAACAATTGCCACAGTAATACGGAACTAGATGTTGTGGATGAAGATTACCAGATATTCCTGAATTCTTGTATTGATGACTATGTACCTAGTGAATTAATAAGAAAGACTTCAAGTGTCATGGGAAATTCACAAGTGTCTGATCATGAGATGAATGAAGGCGATGAAGATTACCTACAATATCTGAATTCTCTAAGTATTTTTGATGATGAGGTTGAGTGTATGGCTGAAAGGAATAACTCAAAGACAGACATGCCTGAGAGGAATACCACAAAGCCAGACATGCCTGAGAAGAACACCTCAAAGACAGACATGCCTAAGAGGAATACCACACAGACAGACATGCCCAAGAGGAATACCACAAAGACAGACATGCCTGAGAAGAACACCTTAAAGACAGACATGCCTCAGTGGAATACCACAGAGACAGACATGCCTAAGTGGAATACCACAGAGACAGACATGCGTAAAAGGAATACCTCATATACAGACATGTCTAAGAGGAATACCACAAAGACAGACATGCCTAAGAGGAATACTTCAAAGACAAACATGCCTGAGAAGAACAGCTTAAAGACAAACATGCCTCGAAGAAATACCTTAGAGACAGACATGCCTAAGTGGAATACCATAGAGACAGACATGCCTAAGAGGAATACCTCAGAGACAGACATGCCTAAGAGGAATATCACAAAGACAAACATGCCTAAGAAGAAAACCTCAAAGACAGACATGCCTAAGAGGAATACATCAGAGACTGATATGCCTAAGTGGAATGCCATAGAGACAGACATGCATGTGAGGAAAACCTTAGAGTCAGGCATGCTGGACTGGAATACCTTCAAAACAGACATACCTGAGAGAAATACCTTACATACACATATGCCTGAGAGGAATATCTCAAATTCAGTTAATGTGGATGATGACAGTAATTCTTCTGAACCTGATGTTATCCTTCTAGAACCTGATCAAATTCATGAGAACTCTCCATTTGTTTCTTCGAAAACATATGATTTGTCT TGGTTTGAAACTGAAGTGAACCTCAAAGACAACTGGCAATTATCTGCTTACGATCATTCTCAGTTTAGGAAAAGACTTATGAATGACCTTCAAAGGCCTTATGACAAAGAAGAACATGATAGACTTCTGCTTGAAGTAAATCAGAAGAGGAAAACAGAGCGTCATATTGAAACACGTCAAGGGGTGGTCAAATCTTATTGCACTAAGGGTGTTAACAAATCGTATCTTGAGTTGTATCCTG AAATAGCTAAAGCAATGACTAAGTTCAGAAAACCAGAAATGGTTTTATTTATCCTGCGCGGATTTATTTTCTGGTTGCAA AATTTGACCCACCAAGGGATATTTAAGCCCTGGGATGACAACTTATGCTTGGAAATTTTAAGCAAAATGTGA